A region from the Cyanobacteriota bacterium genome encodes:
- a CDS encoding ABC transporter permease, whose protein sequence is MHPKESLQMAIKTLAANKLRSTLTMLGIIIGNASVIAMIGIGEAGQRFINRSLESLGPNVLFVIPGNPDTQRITFNVPKTLVLADAEAIATQVPSVVEVAAEFNSRELITVGNRNIFVNTIGTTPGFLKVRSFEVAKGRFISDLDLRRNNQTAVLGAELAQRLFANQNPVGRQIRIKNTSFTVIGVLESKGAGPGINYDETVLVPVTTLSNRIVGRTSPYGIELTYIAMSAKNSESVRAAKFQVENLLRLRHKITTEDDFTIRTQKDLMEIAGTITGALTTMLAAIAGISLLVGGIGIMNIMLVSVTERTQEIGLRKAIGASRQDILVQFLIEAVILSATGGVIGIALGVGGTVLVGVFTPLDAIIPVGAVVTAITVSGAIGLFFGVVPARQAASLDPIVALRTA, encoded by the coding sequence ATGCACCCAAAAGAGAGCTTACAGATGGCCATCAAAACCCTGGCTGCCAACAAGCTACGGAGTACCCTAACAATGCTGGGGATCATTATTGGTAACGCTTCCGTCATTGCCATGATTGGCATTGGAGAAGCAGGTCAGCGGTTTATCAACAGGAGCTTAGAGTCTCTAGGCCCTAACGTGTTATTTGTGATCCCTGGCAATCCAGATACCCAACGGATCACATTCAACGTACCCAAGACCCTAGTACTAGCAGATGCTGAAGCAATTGCTACCCAAGTTCCTTCTGTAGTGGAAGTTGCTGCTGAGTTTAACTCACGAGAGCTAATTACCGTAGGCAACCGTAACATATTCGTTAACACTATTGGTACAACTCCTGGCTTTCTCAAAGTCCGGAGCTTCGAGGTGGCTAAAGGACGATTCATCAGTGATTTAGACTTACGTCGCAATAATCAAACTGCTGTGCTTGGTGCTGAGTTGGCACAGCGCTTGTTTGCAAATCAAAATCCAGTTGGCAGGCAAATCCGCATCAAAAACACAAGCTTTACAGTTATCGGAGTACTAGAGTCTAAGGGCGCAGGGCCGGGGATCAACTACGATGAAACTGTACTAGTGCCTGTGACTACTCTATCTAATCGCATTGTTGGTCGCACCTCTCCCTATGGCATTGAACTAACTTACATAGCTATGTCAGCCAAGAATTCAGAAAGTGTGAGAGCTGCCAAGTTTCAAGTAGAGAATCTATTACGTCTGCGTCACAAAATTACAACAGAAGATGACTTCACGATTCGTACCCAGAAAGATTTGATGGAGATCGCTGGAACTATCACTGGAGCTTTAACCACTATGTTGGCAGCGATCGCAGGTATCTCCCTGCTAGTGGGTGGAATTGGTATCATGAATATCATGTTGGTGTCAGTGACAGAGCGCACACAAGAAATTGGTTTGCGCAAGGCGATCGGTGCATCTCGTCAGGACATCTTGGTGCAATTTCTGATCGAAGCAGTGATTCTGTCTGCAACAGGTGGAGTGATTGGAATCGCATTGGGGGTTGGGGGTACAGTGCTCGTGGGTGTGTTCACACCATTGGATGCAATTATTCCCGTGGGCGCTGTGGTCACGGCAATCACAGTTTCAGGAGCTATTGGGCTGTTCTTTGGTGTAGTTCCAGCTCGTCAGGCAGCCAGCCTAGATCCGATTGTGGCTCTAAGAACTGCTTAA
- the pgeF gene encoding peptidoglycan editing factor PgeF → MHTWHWHTWHGLQYLVCDLLKPWRHGFFTRQFYPQSPAELTTILHPNARVFRVQQVHGNTVLSITEWQLAMEQTNCNAASHDVARDCYPQADGLITETAHQSVWTCSADCTPVLLGDEHTGQVVAVHAGWRGTAQKIVPEAIRRLLERGSHVANLRVALGPAIAGTVYQVGKDVAIKTISTITSLVSADETLAALARLPNSPILPDPDQDRVRLDVRRVIALQLEQLGLAPEQIAIAPYCTYQQPELFFSYRRDHQKYVQWSGIVSF, encoded by the coding sequence ATACACACGTGGCACTGGCATACATGGCATGGGCTTCAATACTTGGTGTGTGACTTGCTAAAACCTTGGCGGCATGGCTTCTTTACTCGCCAGTTTTATCCACAGTCTCCCGCAGAGTTGACAACCATCTTGCACCCCAATGCTCGTGTATTCCGTGTTCAGCAAGTTCATGGCAACACTGTGCTAAGCATTACAGAGTGGCAATTAGCTATGGAGCAAACAAACTGTAATGCAGCCTCCCACGATGTTGCTAGAGATTGTTATCCTCAAGCTGATGGCCTTATCACTGAGACAGCCCACCAGTCAGTTTGGACCTGTTCCGCAGACTGCACACCTGTCTTGCTGGGTGATGAGCATACTGGGCAAGTGGTAGCTGTCCATGCAGGATGGCGAGGCACAGCTCAAAAAATTGTGCCTGAGGCGATTCGCCGGTTGCTAGAACGGGGCAGTCACGTAGCAAATTTACGAGTAGCCTTAGGCCCAGCGATCGCGGGTACTGTTTACCAAGTGGGCAAAGATGTAGCTATCAAAACCATTTCAACCATTACATCCCTGGTATCGGCTGATGAAACGCTGGCTGCCCTGGCAAGATTACCGAACAGTCCAATTCTCCCTGATCCTGATCAGGATCGCGTGCGTCTAGATGTACGCCGAGTGATTGCCTTGCAACTGGAACAACTAGGACTAGCTCCAGAGCAAATTGCGATCGCCCCCTATTGCACCTATCAACAACCAGAATTATTTTTTTCCTATCGCCGTGACCATCAAAAATATGTGCAGTGGTCAGGCATTGTAAGTTTTTGA
- a CDS encoding M23 family metallopeptidase — translation MDKFTVEVRVEDLVMIDKPKIQTLTLKVARSRALVWQSLGWLGSLSFLGSTVVVAQAPIEQSKPTGSANSQPVLEIVPSQVELPSVIDPALPSKAGSGNSLPPMFEIAPPEASPSATATVPLEPNGAYIDPTSYSTGATHYSAPSSIVVTERSTGCRTTLSPSALVDNLCQPQTATSPSLAMMRGNSISPVNRRSAVSFNLLNSGNVTSDEARTWGPTIPQSSYYNPFATRNALRLPARLGNNNTRLLFPLWLPAPITSWFGWRVHPVTGEFRFHSGVDLGAPLGTPVLAAYAGRVVISEFMGGYGLTVTIGHNTHLPSQQAQQQQVYSEETLYAHLAEVYVQPGDWVEQGAVIGLVGSTGLSTGPHLHFELRQATSEGWVTVDPGAELEQALALLIQSLQYAQNPPSQYAQNPPSQIASSLGFWLDTSMAGRSASTLESSNSASL, via the coding sequence ATGGATAAATTTACTGTGGAAGTGAGGGTTGAGGATTTAGTCATGATTGACAAGCCTAAAATTCAGACCTTAACGCTGAAGGTTGCTCGCTCTCGTGCTCTTGTTTGGCAGAGTTTGGGGTGGTTAGGTAGCCTGAGCTTTTTGGGGAGCACCGTTGTAGTGGCTCAAGCCCCGATCGAGCAATCTAAGCCTACTGGAAGTGCTAATTCTCAACCTGTTTTAGAGATTGTGCCATCTCAAGTTGAGTTGCCCAGTGTGATAGATCCTGCATTGCCTTCCAAGGCTGGGTCAGGCAACAGCTTACCTCCGATGTTTGAGATTGCTCCACCAGAGGCTTCTCCCAGTGCGACGGCAACTGTTCCGTTAGAGCCTAACGGTGCGTATATTGATCCCACAAGCTACAGTACAGGGGCAACCCACTATAGTGCACCTAGCTCAATTGTGGTAACGGAGCGATCGACGGGATGCCGCACGACCCTAAGTCCTTCAGCGTTAGTTGACAACTTATGTCAGCCTCAAACAGCAACGTCGCCGTCACTAGCAATGATGAGGGGCAATAGTATCAGTCCTGTTAATCGGCGGTCAGCAGTTTCATTCAATTTACTGAATTCAGGTAACGTTACGTCTGATGAGGCTAGGACATGGGGGCCAACTATACCCCAATCGTCCTACTACAACCCCTTTGCAACCCGTAATGCACTGCGATTACCTGCTCGGTTAGGAAACAACAATACTCGGCTACTGTTTCCGCTATGGTTGCCAGCGCCTATCACTTCCTGGTTTGGATGGCGAGTTCATCCCGTCACGGGCGAGTTTCGCTTCCACAGTGGGGTCGATTTAGGTGCACCTTTGGGAACACCTGTGTTAGCGGCCTATGCCGGTCGAGTGGTGATTTCAGAGTTTATGGGTGGTTATGGATTGACAGTGACGATTGGTCACAACACCCATTTACCTAGTCAGCAGGCTCAACAGCAACAGGTTTACAGTGAAGAAACTTTATATGCTCACCTCGCTGAGGTTTACGTCCAACCAGGTGATTGGGTAGAGCAGGGTGCTGTCATTGGTCTGGTGGGCAGCACAGGATTGTCTACAGGGCCACATCTTCACTTTGAGCTACGGCAAGCAACTAGTGAGGGCTGGGTCACGGTTGATCCAGGGGCAGAGTTAGAACAAGCACTTGCTCTGTTGATTCAATCGTTGCAGTATGCCCAGAATCCACCGAGTCAGTATGCCCAGAATCCACCAAGTCAAATTGCATCTAGTTTGGGTTTCTGGTTAGATACCAGCATGGCAGGGCGCTCAGCATCTACACTAGAAAGCTCTAATTCAGCAAGTCTATAG